GCAGGGGCAGCGCGTACGGGTTGAGGTCGGCGTAGGCCGGCACCGGCTGGCTGGCGGCCAGCAGCGCGGTGGCGTCCTCGTTGCGCCACCCGTGCGCGGTGCGCTCGCAGCCGCTGGCCACCGGCTTCATCCCCACCGCCGTGCCACCACGCTGGCGCAGCGCGTGCAGCAGCACACAGCTGCTGAAGGTCTTGCCGATACCGGTGTCGGTACCGGTGACATACAGGGCGGGAAGCGGGGAGGCGGTCATCACGGCCGGGATCGGGAAGGAGCGGTGCATTATCGACGGTCCCGGCGCGGCCTGCTGCTTGCTAGACTCCGGGCATGTTCGATACTTCCACGCTCACCGGCAGCAAGCCGGAACAGTACGGCCAGCTGCTGGCCCAGGCCCGCGCACTGGTACACGGCGAGCGCGACCGCATCGCCAATGCGGCCAACCTGTCGGCCCTGGTCTACCACGCCCTGCCGCACCTGAACTGGGTGGGCTTCTACTTCTTCGACGGCACCGAGCTGGTGGTCGGCCCGTTCCAGGGGCTGCCGGCCTGCGTGCGCATCCCGCTGGACAAGGGCGTGTGCGGCGCGGCGGCCAGCCAGCGCGTGACCCAGCGCATTGAAGACGTGGATGCCTTCCCCGGCCACATCGCCTGTGATTCGGCGTCGCGCTCGGAACTGGTGGTGCCACTGGTCCACGGCGATACCCTGATCGGCGTGTTCGACCTGGACAGCCCCTCGCTGGCGCGTTTCGACGCCGACGATCAGGCCGGCCTGGAGGCGATCGCCGCGGTGTTCGTCGAGGCCCTGGGATGAGCACCAAGCTGCGCAACATCGGTCCCAAGAGCGCAGCCTGGCTGCGCCAGGTCGGGTTGCGCACGCCCGAGGAGCTGATCGCGATCGGCGCGGTCGGCGCGTTCGTGAAGGTGCGCCGCGCCGGCTTCAAGCCCAGCCTCAACCTGCTCTACTCGCTGGAAGGCGCGCTGCAGGACTGCCATTGGCAGGAACTGCCCGAAGCACGCCGCACCGAACTGGTGGCCGAGTACGAGGCCATCATTGCCGACAAGCCCCTGAAAAAGGCACCGCCGGCGTCCGGCCCGGTCTACGACCGCACCGCCGAACGTCGCGATGATGAAGCCGACACCGACGACGTGCCGCCGTTCGAACCGGACGACGAGACGTCGTAACGCCGCGCGATCAAGGCTGCTGCAGTTCCAGCAGTTCGCCCCACAGGCGGTCGTCCTCGCGCTCCACGCGCAGCTGCAGGCGGGTGCCGTGGTCGATGCGCAATGCCCAGCACATCGCCATCGGCAGGCCACACACCTGCGACAGCACCATCCGCAACGGGCCGCCATGGCTGACGATCAGGGTGGGCAGCGGGTCGGGGTCATCCAGCAACCGGTGCAGGCCACGGGCAATGCGGCGCTCGAAGTGGCCCCAGCTTTCGCCGTGCGGCGGCGGGTTGGCGTGCGGGTCCAGGTGGAACGCCGACAGCTCCTGCATCGGCAGCTCATGCAGCGCCTGCCCATCCCAGTCGCCGAAGTCGAGTTCGGCCCACTCCTCGTCGGCCACCACTTCCACCCCGTGCGGCAACGCGAGCGCATCGGCAGTGGCCAGCGCACGCTGGCGGGGCGAGCTCACCACGCGTTGCCAGGGCAGCCCCGCATAGCGTGCGCACAGGGCGTCGGTACTGCCGTCTTCCAGCACGGGGTCGGTGCGCCCGTCCAGGTGGCCGTCACGGCCGGTGCTGGCGTGGCGGATCAGGTCCAGGATCACGCCGCTGCCTGCGCGGTGGATGGAGCGGAACGGTGCTGCAACCTCGAAGGGGTCATGGGCATCACATCGTGGAACGAGGGGCATTCTAACCGCTCGCTCCGTGCCACCCCGCCGCGCCGGCTGCCGCAGCCAGGCCTTTGCTCTACACTGCGCGCACTTCCAGGTGACCTGCGGCGCATGCCGGCAGGTTGAAACGGGAAGCCGGTGACGCAGCAGACCCTTGCCTGCCACTCCGGCGCTGCCCCCGCAACGGTAAGCGTGGAAACACCCGGCATTACGCCACTGTGCTTGCGCATGGGAAGGCGCCGGGTGCGATGGCCCTGGCCATCGGCCCGCAAGCCCGGAGACCGGCCTGGAAGACGACTGGTTGCGATGCGGCGGGCATGGCGGCGGCAAGCGGCGCCGTGCGCGTGTCCGCCCACCGTCGATCCATCCCTGCAGCGCGATCATCCCCACCCCTTGCCGCGCGGGCGTGCGCGGTGCATGGAGTCATCGATGAAGCTGCAGATCCAAGTCCTTTCCCTGGCCGTGCTGTCGGCCCTGCCCCTGCTGGCGTCGGCCCAGGACGAGGCGACCGCGCTGGACCAGGTCCTGGTCACCGCCACCCGCACCCCGATCGCCCTGCAGGACAGCATCTCCCCGGCGCAGGTGATCGACCGCGCCGAGATCGAGCGCAGCCAGGCGCCGTCGCTGCAGGACCTGCTGCGTGGCCGCGCCGGC
This is a stretch of genomic DNA from Stenotrophomonas rhizophila. It encodes these proteins:
- a CDS encoding GAF domain-containing protein — protein: MFDTSTLTGSKPEQYGQLLAQARALVHGERDRIANAANLSALVYHALPHLNWVGFYFFDGTELVVGPFQGLPACVRIPLDKGVCGAAASQRVTQRIEDVDAFPGHIACDSASRSELVVPLVHGDTLIGVFDLDSPSLARFDADDQAGLEAIAAVFVEALG
- a CDS encoding TfoX/Sxy family protein, with product MSTKLRNIGPKSAAWLRQVGLRTPEELIAIGAVGAFVKVRRAGFKPSLNLLYSLEGALQDCHWQELPEARRTELVAEYEAIIADKPLKKAPPASGPVYDRTAERRDDEADTDDVPPFEPDDETS
- a CDS encoding histidine phosphatase family protein; protein product: MPLVPRCDAHDPFEVAAPFRSIHRAGSGVILDLIRHASTGRDGHLDGRTDPVLEDGSTDALCARYAGLPWQRVVSSPRQRALATADALALPHGVEVVADEEWAELDFGDWDGQALHELPMQELSAFHLDPHANPPPHGESWGHFERRIARGLHRLLDDPDPLPTLIVSHGGPLRMVLSQVCGLPMAMCWALRIDHGTRLQLRVEREDDRLWGELLELQQP